GTTGTAGAAAAATTATTCCTAATGTGGTGACTTACAATtcacttattgatggtttgtgcaaGTTGGGAAGAGTCGAATATGCTTTGGAGCTTGTCGATGAAATGCGTTGTAGAAAAATTATTCCTGATGTGGTGACTTACAGTtcacttattgatggtttgtgcaaGTTGGGAAGAGTGGAATATGCTTTGGAGCTTGTCGATGAAATGCGTTGTAGAAAAATTATTCCTAATGTGGTGACTTACAATtcacttattgatggtttgtgcaaATCAGGAACAATCGAATATGCATTGGAGCTTCTCGATGAAATGCATTGTAGAAAAATTATTCCTAATGTGGTGACTTACACTtcacttattgatggtttgtgcaaATCAGGAAGAATCGAATATGCTTTGGAGCTTGTCGATGAAATGCGTTGTAGAAACATTATTCCTGATGTGGTGACTTACACTtcacttattgatggtttgtgtaAATCGGGAAGCATCGAATATGCTTTGGAGCTTGTCGATGAAATGCGTTGTAGAAACATTATTCCTGATGTGGTAACCTACAGTtcacttattgatggtttgtgtaAAACAGGAAGAATTGAATATGCATTGGAGCTTGTCGATGAAATGCCTGATAGAGGTCAACCACCTAATTTGTTAACTTACAATTCTATATTGGATGCTTTGTTCAAAAACCATCATGTTGACGAGGCAATTGCATTATTAACCAAAATTATAGAGAAGGGTATTCAGCCAAACATGCATACGTACACTATTCTTATACATGGATTGTGTATAAATGGGAGACCGGAGGATGCAAGAAAGGTTTTTGAAGATCTTTTGGTCAAAGACTACAATCTACATGTCTATACATATAATGCTATGATCAGGGGATTTTGCAACAAGGGCTTGTTTGACGAAGCATTTACCATGCTATCAAAAATGGAACCCAATCGTTGTATTCCAGATGataaaacttatgaaacaaTTATTCTTTCCCTCTTTGAAAAAGGTGAAAATGATAAAGCAAATAAACTTCGTCATGAAATGATTGAGAGAGGTCTATTATATAATCAAAACTAggtaaagttttttttctttctatttataCATTAATACTATTTTCACTTTGTTTTAGCGTCATTTCATTTATGTAGATGCTTAACCTAATGGGTAAAAAGGCTTTagttattgttgtttcttttgtagGGAAAAGTTTGTTACGTAGTTGGGTATGGATATTTTCTCTGGTCGTTGATGTTCTTTTATGATAAGAAGGGATAAATACATACTCGCGCTGTATATTTTTACAGGATTGGTAGTGCATCTTATTCATGCTCCTCGATGAAAATCAATCTTTGAAAATGGTGTAACAAAACTTGTTGAGAAAAGCACAAAACATTTGTCTCactttgattttcaattttttttatgatcagTTTTCTTTTGCTGCTAGATTGTCTGTTGAGAGTTGGATCTGTTGCAAGCTTCAAATGTTAAACCGGCCATGTTCTCCGATTCCAATTTTCTTGTTCAGAAGATAATGTAAATACCTGTTATATGATTTCTAAAGAACAAGTTCTATTcttgtgaatttttttaaggaacgTGATTCTTATACCTCTCTTTTGTTCCAGTTTCATCTTAATCCTTTTTACAAGTGTTATTTGCAGTCATCTTTTTATCAATGTTGAACTACAAAGCTTCATAAAATTATCTGTCATGCTTTTTCAGCAGTGTATATTATTTCATAGTTGAGTTTTAGAACTAGGCTTTAGCCTTTTAATGACTGCGCTGTGAAACTGACAACAACCAGCAAGGGATAATGATTAGGAAATCTACTAGAACTTCTGTCATTGTTCGACAGGCCGAAAGGGATGCTATTCGTGCTGCTATCCATGCAACCAGCAAGGTCATCTCATCACCACTACTCAATTTTATCTATTTCTATGTGATTAGGGTTTAGGATCTGTTTCtataaacagcttaattaagcATTTATAGCATAAacgtttatcatataagtggttatgtataagctatttctagaacgaaatataaaataaagtcgaattgtttttgtataagctataagttgtttttcataagctattttggaGAGCTtttgaaaataagctgaaaaagagattatggacatgtcataagttgtttacaTAAGTTTTACCAAATAGTTTCACAAGTGCTTGTGTCAGTAGATAagttatttttgagcttatgaaaaatagcttatgcaaataaacaaGCTTTTATGTTAGTTCATAAGTTATCACTATAGCGAAAATTGCATCTTCATAAGCttgtttttcataaactaccttgacaagcTTATGATTTATGAATAATGCatgaaaacttatttatttgcataagctgttttgcataagctcaaaattaagctaatccaaacgggccaaataagttaatccaaacagacACTTATTTTTAGTTGTTCCTGTTACCTATTTTTTGAGTAATTATTATGGTCTGAAAATGTtcgttttttctttattttgtctTGTTTTGTTTTAGCTCAGCCAGTGATAAAAAGGAAGAAAGAAGGTGAGGAGAAAAAAATGTCACAAGAGGAGATGCTTTTAGAAGCTGCTCAAACAGGTTAATATTATAAACACTTAACATCTAATAACTTAGCTTGTTCAAAAACATCTACTAACTTAATACTGTAGCTTCCTTTTCTAGgttgtttgttttaatttataaatttccTTTCATGTTTTTGGCTCTGCAGAAATTATGAACTTGCGGAATTTGGAGCGAGTTTTAGCTAGAGAGGAAGAAGTTAAGAGGAGAGCAATTGTGCATAAAACTGTCTATAATGGTCCACAGATACATTACGTTTCAAAAATTGgttggtttttttgtttgtttaaatgtggaATGACACTGTCTTTTGGATGCTGCATTTCTTGTGGAAATGGATTCCCTGCAGTCACTATTTGACTGCAGGTGAATCTCAGCCATCCATCTTTATATCTGAACCCATCAAAACTTAATCTAAAGGTGTGCAAAACATGACTGCATGAATGCATGGATATTTTGACTGCACTGAATCCTGGTCCATTTCTTGTGCATTTAGATTGGTTGCTGTCATTTTACATAAAGCTGTCTGTTAAGTTTTTCTAGGTTGTTCGTATTTGGAGTTTACTAAAGGGGCGTCATTTCACACCGATATTGCCACAACATCTCAAGAATGTGCGTCCCTCTTATGCTAGCACtataatttggttaatttttatgttgaaGAATGTGATATATCATCTGTTTCTTTGTCTGTAAAGTTTACAAATATGTGAAATTAATTCCCAGATAAGCCGTGGCATTGATTTTCacaataaattatttgtttcgcttatttttattagttgttGTGATAGTCAAAATTACTGGACATTAAGTTTACAAAATTTAGTTAGGTTTAGGAAAGAAGGATGGATGGGAGTATATTAAGTGTGAAAGTACCCACAACTGAGTGTTTTAGATAATTAGGGTCTATCTTACAAAAGGACAGAAAGATTGATAATAATGTCACATGTAGTATCCAAACAAGACGGTTGAAGTAGAGAAATGTTTCAGGTGTTTATGTGACCTCTAAGTGCCTTACACTGAAAAGAAAGCTGCACCAAATCCTAGTTAGATTTGCAATCATATATGGATCAAAAATGCTGGGAAGTAAACTGCAATAATGAGCATAGATGAAGGTTGCAGAAATGAGAATGGAGTATGGGATGAGTGGCATACTGAGATGGATAGGgttttaaatgtttttgttcGAGAAAAAGATGAATAGCttcaatacaaaaataaaaaaacatgacGGCTTCATTAGGTTGAAAGTTAGGGTAGCTACTAAATGGATAATGATTGACAAATCATATATCAGTCTACCACCACATGCCTTCATAGGATGTGAAGTAAAGAATGACAAGTTGGCAACCTCTTACAGATGGGTAGGggaagacaaaaaaaatgtgacaagaCTTGAGAGACTATTGAGAAGAATTTAAAGTACCCAACTTCAGGAAATTCTATGTAGCTAAATAACaagttttttcaattttctttttttatttacttatacgatctatttatatttcttttcagATCCAGAACAACCTGTTTGCGTGATTACTGGTTTGCCTGCCAAGTAAGATCCTCACTTACCAATATTGTggttattgatttatttttcactacCCTGGTTAGAATGACAGATACACAGTGTGCAATTTGGAACTACTTCATGATTGTTTATTTTCCCTACTATATCTATATCTTATGCACATATATAGCTTTCGGTTTTGGTTTCCTTTGTAAGTGATTTAATCTTCAAAAAATAGACAAATTGATACAATAGATTTAGGATTTTAAAGTCATTTCAAATTGgatatttttggaaaatgctaatgGAATCTtgctttagaattttttttttatagatgggCCATATAGTTCAAAATGCACAGTATTTGGCAATCAGACGAGTCAAGCATTAACATGTATCAGGATGAGGAAAAAAGACATTCACAGTAGCTGTGTATCAGGATTATCCATTTATACATTATACATCAAAATTTGCCTTCTAGACTTCTAGTGTGTTTATTGTAGTCAAACTTTAGGCGTGATGTCTAGCTTACTTTTCTGTGCATCTTCTGAATTTCTAAATTTCCCCCCCTTCTAATTTCTTCTCTGCCCAAACTTGATTTCCTGCCGAGACAGCATTATGGTTTCTCTCTCATTTAAAACTTGattcttattatattatcaaATTACATAATTTGGACTCTTATCTATTGCTGCGATTATCACTGATTATCAGTAGTTCAGTTGGAAGGTTTCCTTAGTCTATCCTGCTGTACTTCACATATTGTTAAGGAGTTCTCTCTTGATATAGGTATCGTGATCCAAAGACTGGGCTGCCATACGCTACAAAAGAGGCTTTTAAAATAATTCGACAACGGTATGACCATTCTTGATTGCAAATTTTCTCTGAATGTTTATTGAATTTGTCCTATTTTCCCTTTCctagtatttttttataacttttttcgATGCTGTTTTCTTGCTAATCTCttgtttatttattctttttcttttaattagtcTTGAAGTCCATGGCACGTCCTATTGTTGGAAAACTAATGATGGGTgttatatatgtataaaaatCATGCATGTGGCTTCACCCAATTGCTCAACCTTTTGGGAGAGATGGTTTAGACATAGTATCGTCTAGGAGATTGTGTTTGATCCTAGTTATCATTGTTCTtataaatgttgaaaaattaaatttcaacgCAATGCTCTAAGGGCTCGTGCATGAGGGGTTGggttaaataaaaaaagcatTCATGTGAGAGTTGGTTTATGATAGTAGGATTAAGCTCTATTTAAGAAACGTGTTGATCATTGAATATGTTAAAGCATGTAATCAAGTGATTTTTTCgtaattgattttatttgacaTTAATTAATGGGGGATTATTTTGCAGCATTGCGGATGAAAGTGCCAACTCTAGAAAGGAGACATTTATGGAAGGCTTATATGATTCAGTTTCTGGATATGGTTTTCCAACCAAGCAAAAGAGATCGAAAACGCGAGACAAAAATATACATCCACATGATCGTTCCTTGGCTCGTTTTCGTAGAATTCCTACTTTTGAGGATGAAGATTCTGACTAACTGCCTTGGTGATTTTTTTCCTCCTATTT
This portion of the Trifolium pratense cultivar HEN17-A07 linkage group LG3, ARS_RC_1.1, whole genome shotgun sequence genome encodes:
- the LOC123917905 gene encoding SWR1 complex subunit 2-like; amino-acid sequence: MIRKSTRTSVIVRQAERDAIRAAIHATSKPVIKRKKEGEEKKMSQEEMLLEAAQTEIMNLRNLERVLAREEEVKRRAIVHKTVYNGPQIHYVSKIGCSYLEFTKGASFHTDIATTSQEYPEQPVCVITGLPAKYRDPKTGLPYATKEAFKIIRQRIADESANSRKETFMEGLYDSVSGYGFPTKQKRSKTRDKNIHPHDRSLARFRRIPTFEDEDSD
- the LOC123917903 gene encoding pentatricopeptide repeat-containing protein At1g09900-like isoform X2 — protein: MSFSHLTCNFPVTPKFQQLPNPNFNRSTNSTKTTRLYSKFHHQDQHTALVSSFNQLLHQNNPKPPIIQFTKILTSLVKLKHYSTVISLHQQMELNGIESGLVTFNILSNCFSQLGQISLSFAVFATILKKGYHPNVITFTTLINGLCQVGEMNKAKDILNTMAKNGVPPEAWSYNVLINGFCKLKMVDEAVNLFNEMHHRKIIPDVVTYTSLIDGLCKSGRIEYALELVDEMRCRNIIPDVVTYTSLIDGLCKSGRIEYALELLDEMRCKKIIPDVVTYNSLIDGLCKSGRIEYALELVDEMRCRKIIPNVVTYNSLIDGLCKLGRVEYALELVDEMRCRKIIPDVVTYSSLIDGLCKLGRVEYALELVDEMRCRKIIPNVVTYNSLIDGLCKSGTIEYALELLDEMHCRKIIPNVVTYTSLIDGLCKSGRIEYALELVDEMRCRNIIPDVVTYTSLIDGLCKSGSIEYALELVDEMRCRNIIPDVVTYSSLIDGLCKTGRIEYALELVDEMPDRGQPPNLLTYNSILDALFKNHHVDEAIALLTKIIEKGIQPNMHTYTILIHGLCINGRPEDARKVFEDLLVKDYNLHVYTYNAMIRGFCNKGLFDEAFTMLSKMEPNRCIPDDKTYETIILSLFEKGENDKANKLRHEMIERGLLYNQN